The Aptenodytes patagonicus chromosome 15, bAptPat1.pri.cur, whole genome shotgun sequence genome has a segment encoding these proteins:
- the SELPLG gene encoding P-selectin glycoprotein ligand 1, translated as MPAGAAAWGPPASPGRGPMAPCWAVLVMLVLVLSTLQACGAVPPPEPGQHRGVQWVWGAAGQAQAEPLPLSRRKRADGRQQPGITTAMPGHSHAATAMPSRNDTDSPEPDLLLGSEPPPAPSTNTSLHRALAVSTTADPLDETDSPEPDLLPSSAPPAAPSTNTSLHRALAVPTTADPLDETDSPEPDLLPSSAPPPASSTNTSLHRALAVPTTADPLDETDSPEPDLLLSSELPAAPSTNTGLHRALAVPTTADPQDETDSPDPDLLLGSVPPAEPSRQAAPQNSVTTIPSRLMSPSEEGTVASSTDSSSSVGPHSVTPPALGPTTTGYKKTKKAGAPPVPTSALWDTKPRGTAVPVPWDPSRVMGKCLLAILLLALVAATFIVCTGVLGALLWRRARTAHRRLSRTEMVCISSLLPDSEAVTNGPKPGPARRPKLLLDSGSEADGDNLTLSSFLPEHS; from the exons ATGCCTGCTGGTGCTGCAGCTTGGGGTCCCCCGGCGTCCCCTGGCAGAG GTCCCATGGCGCCGTGCTGGGCCGTGctggtgatgctggtgctggtgctgagCACCCTGCAGGCATGCGGGGCCGTGCCGCCTCCGGAGCCGGGGCAGCACCGCGGCGTGCAGTGGGTCTGGGGGGCAGCCGGGCAGGCACAGGCTGAGCCCCTGCCGCTCTCCCGCAGGAAGAGGGCCGACGGCAGGCAGCAGCCCGGCATCACCACTGCCATGCCGGGGCACAGCCATGCTGCCACTGCAATGCCCAGCAGGAACGACACTGATTCCCCTGAGCCCGATCTGCTGCTGGGCTCTGAACCACCACCAGCGCCCAGCACCAACACCAGCCTGCACCGGGCACTTGCAGTGTCGACCACAGCCGATCCCCTGGACGAGACCGATTCCCCTGAGCCCGACCTGCTGCCGAGCtctgcaccaccagcagcacccagcaccaaCACCAGCCTGCACCGGGCACTTGCAGTGCCGACCACAGCTGATCCCCTGGATGAGACCGATTCCCCCGAACCCGACCTGCTGCCGAGCTCTGCACCACCACCAGCATCCAGCACCAACACCAGCCTGCACCGGGCACTTGCAGTGCCGACCACAGCCGATCCCCTGGATGAGACCGATTCCCCCGAACCCGACCTGCTGCTGAGCTCTGAGTTGCCAGCAGCGCCCAGCACCAACACCGGCCTGCACCGGGCACTCGCAGTGCCGACCACAGCCGATCCACAGGACGAGACCGATTCCCCTGATCCTGACCTGCTGCTGGGCTCTGTgccaccggcagagcccagcagacaggcagcaccccAAAACAGTGTCACCACCATCCCCAGCCGGCTCATGTCACCCAGCGAGGAGGGGACAGTGGCCAGCAGCACAGACAGCAGTTCCTCAGTGGGGCCGCACTCAGTGACCCCCCCAGCCCTTGGCCCCACCACCACAGGTTacaagaaaaccaagaaagccGGAGCTCCCCCTGTGCCGACTTCAGCCCTTTGGGACACGAAGCCCAGGGGGACCGCAGTGCCGGTCCCCTGGGACCCCAGCAGGGTGATGGGCAAGTGCCTGCTGGCCATCCTGCTGCTGGCGCTGGTGGCCGCCACCTTCATAGTGTGCACGGGAGTGCTGGGCGCCCTGCTCTGGCGGCGGGCGCGGACGGCACACCGCCGGCTCAGCCGCACCGAGATGGTCTGcatctcctccctgctgcccgaCAGCGAGGCAGTTACCAACGGCCCcaagcccggcccggcccggcggccgaAGCTGCTGCTCGACAGCGGCTCCGAGGCCGACGGTGACAACCTGACTCTCAGCAGCTTCCTGCCAGAGCACTCCTga